From one Lolium rigidum isolate FL_2022 chromosome 4, APGP_CSIRO_Lrig_0.1, whole genome shotgun sequence genomic stretch:
- the LOC124707629 gene encoding E3 ubiquitin-protein ligase UPL4-like has protein sequence MLLAVRAITYLCDAMPRAADAVVRHGLLPVLCSRLLAIEYLDVAEQCLQAFEKISRRKPTQCLQAGMITAVLAYIDFFASSIQRVAVSAVANVCKKIPTECSQFVIDSVPMLCNLLQSEDKMVVEKVATCLISIVDSFSGSVELLDQLCHQGVVEKVLPLINTSGITSLSPSTCSNLIGLLAKLACTSLVAVKSLFELNVGSTIRGILVSSDLSHGMPYLPSENQNNQVNEALKLAIQLIPSVARDVEDTHMVLAKEKIIVDEPRFLCQFSRDILPVLIKAVNSGANSYICYGCSSVVNNICYFSKPEMLQDLLKETNISSFLAGLLSRKDHHVLISSLKIIEILMQKLPDAYLGSFIKEGVVYAVEALLMQDDCSKSSPSDGTEQSENQPAIRSKPTCFCYAFDSRRSESAETRTCRIGQGNLFNFARHVKTTYFTAEAVSSEMGLTEILQKLKTCCAVLNDSADKSLNQDGLQNEEHLSNILSEVMMELHGGETMTTFEFLESGLVKSLLNYLSNGIYLQVDDNLKDNNADHFYAVLKRFQSFAHICFSRMEQGWGDMLLTLLVRKLQSALTSIDNFPVIMSHNFKPRNNISDIPIRHSTITPCIRVRFKKDEDETNLSSYDNAVNLEISSSLNSIEQFLWPKVSTSTSDQDTESSPSSVASESKYTEDDPQERDSSPDSSPPSEGITRENQNSPVEPCAKKVSSSSAGGQPERNKVIGTDRAVQPKLAFSLKGKELDRSVTLYQSILQDQINVGADVVLDTQFWYSVHDVTFRMAANPERDDCPDSSNAPISTNDSKTGLMWQALPSFSSLLLGKISCKIDKSSPSYDILFMLKVLEGLNRFSFHLVSNERNHAFAQGRITNLDDLKPSVSSVPLQEFVSAKLTDKLEQQMHDPLVSRSRCLPLWCTELMSTCPFLFSFEARWKYFQLTAFGSSSIQHGHMRDTSGNNIATERSPSFSRKKFKVDRNDILVSAAKVMRSYARSNALLEVEYEEEVGTGLGPTMEFYTLISHEFQKSGLGMWRGELPCEARTDKTHIGPRTVVAPNGLFPRPWSASVELPSEVKNRFHLLGLVLAKAIKDGRILDIPFSKAFYKLILGQELNIYDINSFDPELATTLMEFKALTCQRKYLESCSTKECQSPSDLSYRGCTIEDLAIDFTVPGYPEYVLSLESSSDNVTAENLEEYVSFVVEATVKNGISRQLEAFKSGFSQVFPLSTLQVFSEDELERLLCGEQDNWDFVKLVDHIKFDHGYTSSSPAVINLLEIIQEFGCHERRAFLQFITGSPRLPPGGLAALNPNLTVVRKHSNNDAEDDLPSVMTCANYLKLPAYCSKERMREKLLYAITEGQGSFHLS, from the exons ATGCTGCTCGCCGTGCGCGCCATCACCTACCTCTGCGACGCCATGCCGcgcgccgccgacgccgtcgtGCGCCACGGCCTGCTCCCCGTGCTCTGCTCCAGGCTCCTCGCGATCGAGTACCTCGATGTGGCTGAGCAG TGCTTGCAGGCCTTTGAGAAGATATCACGCAGGAAGCCGACACAGTGCTTGCAGGCGGGCATGATAACCGCCGTGCTGGCCTACATTGACTTCTTCGCCTCAAGTATTCAG AGGGTTGCTGTCTCAGCTGTTGCGAATGTCTGCAAGAAGATCCCCACAGAGTGCTCCCAGTTTGTGATCGATTCGGTGCCGATGCTGTGTAATCTGCTGCAGTCTGAGGACAAGATG GTCGTGGAAAAGGTTGCGACTTGCTTAATAAGCATTGTGGACTCTTTCAGTGGTTCTGTGGAGCTTCTTGACCAGCTCTGCCACCAGGGCGTGGTAGAGAAGGTCCTTCCTTTGATCAACACCAGTGGAATCACTTCCCTTAGTCCGTCGACTTGCAGT AACTTGATCGGGCTTCTTGCTAAGCTAGCCTGTACTTCACTTGTGGCAGTCAAGTCTCTCTTTGAGTTGAATGTTGGTAGCACCATAAGGGGGATTCTGGTCAGTTCAGATCTCTCCCATGGGATGCCTTACCTGCCTTCAGAAAACCAGAATAACCAG GTCAATGAAGCTTTGAAATTAGCAATCCAGCTTATTCCTTCTGTGGCAAGAGATGTTGAAGACACCCATATGGTACttgcaaaagaaaaaataatTGTGGATGAACCGCGGTTCTTGTGTCAGTTCTCTAGGGATATTCTTCCTGTCTTGATCAAG GCAGTCAACTCTGGTGCAAATTCATACATTTGCTATGGCTGTTCTTCAGTTGTAAATAACATCTGTTACTTCAGTAAGCCTGAAATGCTTCAAGATTTGCTCAAGGAAACAAACATATCAAG CTTCTTGGCTGGTTTATTGTCCCggaaggatcatcatgtgctaatCTCATCACTAAAGATTATCGAGATTCTCATGCAAAAGCTTCCGGATGCTTACCTTGGATCTTTTATCAAAGAAGGTGTGGTCTATGCGGTAGAGGCTCTTCTTATGCAAGACGATTGCTCAAAATCCAGCCCCTCTGATGGCACTGAACAATCAGAGAACCAGCCCGCTATAAGAAGTAAACCTACATGTTTCTGCTATGCATTTGATTCCCGCAGATCCGAGTCTGCCGAAACAAGAACTTGTAGGATTGGGCAGGGCAACCTTTTTAATTTTGCAAGGCATGTGAAGACAACTTACTTTACAGCTGAAGCAGTGAGTTCTGAGATGGGGTTAACAGAGATTTTGCAGAAGCTCAAAACTTGCTGTGCAGTTCTGAATGACTCTGCAGATAAGTCATTAAACCAAGACGGTCTTCAAAATGAAGAACACTTGTCTAACATCTTGAGTGAGGTGATGATGGAGCTTCACGGAGGAGAAACGATGACAACCTTTGAATTCCTTGAGAGTGGACTGGTCAAATCTTTGTTGAATTACCTGTCTAATGGCATATACCTCCAGGTGGATGACAATCTCAAAGACAACAATGCTGACCATTTTTATGCTGTGCTAAAAAGATTTCAATCATTTGCCCATATTTGTTTTTCAAGAATGGAGCAAGGGTGGGGTGATATGCTCTTGACACTACTAGTAAGGAAACTACAGAGTGCTCTTACTTCTATTGACAACTTCCCAGTGATAATGAGCCATAATTTCAAGCCAAGGAACAATATTTctgatatccctattaggcactcAACAATTACTCCATGTATCCGAGTACGTTTCAAGAAGGACGAAGATGAAACAAACTTATCAAGCTATGATAATGCTGTGAATTTGGAAATCTCTTCTTCCTTGAATTCCATTGAACAATTTTTGTGGCCCAAAGTCAGCACAAGCACAAGCGATCAGGATACTGAATCATCACCTAGTAGTGTTGCTTCCGAGAGCAAATATACTGAAGATGATCCTCAAGAAAGAGATTCCAGCCCAGATTCTTCTCCTCCATCAGAG GGTATCACCAGGGAAAATCAAAATTCTCCTGTAGAACCTTGCGCAAAGAAAGTGTCCTCATCCTCTG CTGGGGGTCAACCAGAAAGAAACAAGGTGATCGGGACTGATCGCGCTGTGCAACCAAAACTGGCATTtagcctgaaaggaaaagagcttGACCGATCTGTTACTCTTTATCAATCAATCCTGCAAGATCAGATCAACGTGGGAGCTGATGTAGTTTTGGACACCCAGTTTTGGTACAGTGTGCATGATGTAACATTTCGAATGGCTGCAAATCCAGAAAGAGATGATTGTCCTGATTCGTCTAATGCACCAATATCAACAAATGACAGTAAAACAGGGTTGATGTGGCAGGCACTCCCTTCCTTCAGCAGCTTGTTGCTTGGCAAGATTTCATGCAAAATTGATAAGTCAAGTCCATCATATGACATATTGTTTATGCTAAAAGTCTTAGAAGGATTAAACCGATTCTCATTTCACCTCGTGTCTAATGAGAGAAACCATGCTTTTGCTCAAGGAAGGATAACTAACCTTGATGATCTGAAGCCTTCTGTTTCTTCAGTTCCACTGCAGGAGTTTGTTAGTGCAAAATTGACAGATAAACTGGAGCAACAGATGCATGATCCCTTGGTTTCAAGGTCTCGCTGTCTACCTTTATGGTGCACTGAACTGATGTCCACATGccctttcttattttcttttgaggCACGATGGAAGTATTTCCAGCTGACAGCATTTGGTTCTTCATCAATACAACATGGGCACATGAGGGATACAAGTGGAAACAATATAGCAACGGAAAGAAGCCCGTCCTTTTCACGGAAAAAGTTCAAAGTTGATCGCAACGATATACTGGTTTCAGCAGCAAAAGTGATGCGTTCTTATGCTCGGAGTAATGCACTGCTTGAAGTAGAATATGAAGAAGAAGTAGGCACAGGTTTGGGTCCTACAATGGAATTCTATACATTGATAAGTCATGAGTTTCAGAAGTCTGGGTTAGGCATGTGGAGGGGAGAGCTTCCTTGTGAAGCTCGCACTGACAAAACTCACATTGGTCCCCGAACTGTGGTCGCGCCTAATGGACTATTTCCTCGACCCTGGTCTGCTTCTGTAGAACTTCCTTCGGAAGTAAAAAATAGATTTCACCTCCTTGGTTTGGTTCTCGCAAAGGCAATTAAAGATGGCAGAATTCTTGACATTCCATTCTCCAAAGCATTTTACAAGCTTATCCTAGGACAG GAGCTTAATATATATGATATCAATTCATTTGATCCTGAACTGGCAACGACCCTTATGGAGTTTAAAGCACTTACTTGTCAAAGGAAATACTTAGAATCATGTTCGACAAAGGAATGCCAGAGCCCATCTGATTTGTCTTATCGAGGTTGTACAATTGAGGATCTTGCTATTGACTTCACTGTCCCTGGGTATCCAGAGTATGTGCTTTCTCTGGAGAGTAGCTCAGATAAT GTAACCGCTGAGAATTTGGAAGAATATGTTTCTTTTGTTGTCGAGGCAACAGTTAAAAATGGAATCTCAAGACAACTGGAAGCTTTTAAGTCAGGATTTAGTCAG GTATTTCCACTAAGCACACTTCAGGTATTCTCAGAGGATGAGCTGGAGAGATTACTCTGTGGAGAACAAGACAATTGGGAT TTTGTGAAACTTGTTGATCACATAAAATTTGATCATGGCTACACCTCCAGCAGCCCTGCAGTCATCAAT TTGTTAGAGATCATACAAGAGTTCGGATGCCATGAGCGCAGAGCTTTCTTGCAATTTATAACGGGTTCACCTCGACTCCCTCCAGGTGGTTTAGCTGCACTGAATCCTAATTTGACAGTTGTCCGGAAG CATAGCAACAACGATGCTGAGGATGACCTGCCGAGTGTGATGACTTGCGCTAACTATCTCAAGTTACCTGCCTACTGTTCGAAG GAAAGGATGAGGGAGAAGCTGCTGTACGCAATTACGGAAGGCCAGGGGTCCTTCCACCTATCTTGA